The region AAATATTATGACCCCATTCCTGAAAGCTATGACTCTCAGGAACCGCTGCTTGCCTTCCGTCTCCCTCTCTGATGCTCACAAGGACTCGTTAGAAGGGAGCGCGACAATAAAAAAACACACCTAATGACTGACTGGTATTTGGCAATACCTGATTTGACATATCTTGGTCATATTTACTGAGATACTTAGTTTTCAGATGATTTAAAATGACCTAATTACTTATAAGAAGCTTTTAATAGATCAAAAATGGTGAGCGAGAGTTGCGCCTTTTCAATGATGAGATAATTTTTGGTTGCACTTCAACTCACGTTGGTTTTAGCAACTTAATTTTAGGAAAAGTGTTTaattggatggatggatagatggatagatggatagataggaTTATTCTTCAGAACAACTGTATATTCTATGTGGGAAATGTTTTTAGGTCTGGCCCAGTAAAATAATTTAGTTGAATAGCCCTGGGTTGAGGTATCAGTGACAACTTGACACTTGTTTGAATGCTTCATTGAATTTACTGTAGGCCTAAAGTGTGGACACACTTTAACATAAGCTACTGTAGAGGATTCAATTTCATACGCATAGCATAACCTCAaatgtacactgagtggacaaaacatccGGAACACGtgatctttccatgacagactgtccAGGGGAATCCaggggaaagctatgatctcttattgatgtcacttattaaatccacttcaatcagtgtagatgatgcctttgaacggggtatggtagtaggtgccaggcgcaccggtttgtgtcaagaactgcaacgcctctgggtttttcacgctgaacagtttcctgtgtgaagaatggtccaccacccaaaggacatccagccagcttgacacaactgtgggaagcattggagtcaacatggaccagtatctttgtggaacgctttcaacaccttgtagagtccatgacccgacAAATTTTAggctctgagggcaaaaggggagcaactcaataataggaaggtgttcttaatgttgtgtacattcagtgtataatATAATCTTAAATTGAAAGCTCTTGGCAACATCAACCCGTGTCCAGATGTTCTAGTATTAGCTGAACACCACTGACATCTGAAAAGATAAACAACGTGGTCGACTCCAACTTATAGAAAGTTACATCAGGTGCTGGATCCTCGTATATAATCCACAGAACAGAAACGGCAGCACGCCGGTACATAAACTGACATTGACATATTTTTATTGCCTCACAAACGTTTTCGGTATGAGGCCTACCGCTGACATCTGGCCATCTCCACTGATCTGGCTTCAGATCGGTTTCCTAAAGTAATGGGTACGGAGGAGCTCCTAACCACCATAACAGCTGTTCTAGAGTCAGATTGACCCGGAGAGATTGACagggagagaacaagagaaaactAGAGGAAATAACATGTCTTTTTACAGCTCCAAAATGTTTTCAGTCCCACAAGTATCTCAAGACCAGACCGCTTCGCTCAGTTGTTGTGTAAAAGAGTGCGCATGTGCGTGTGAAGCTGAGTTGCGATGATGCGTCTTGGGGAAGAATAGCAATCAAGCGTTCTCAAAAGGGGACAATAAAATGTGTTAAGAAGTTAAAAAGTATTCATTTGATACAATCAAACCATCTTAACTATTACAGATTTTTTTCTCTTTCGAGACAAGCCTGAATCCCTGAGCAGCCAAACAAACAGAAgttgagacagagacagcgagagagaggcagagacagagaggcagaggctgagacagtgagagagagggttagagacagaggggtagagagagagaggcagagagaggcaaagacagaccggaggagacagaggggtagagacagaaagacagagcagtagaggcagagagagagagtggtagaggcagagagctagagacagagctagagagaccgaaagagacagagagctagagagagagagagctagagagacagcctagagagaaagagagctagagagacagcctagagagaaagagagctagagagacagcctagagagaaagagagctagagagacagcctagagagaaagcgagagagagctagagagacagcctagagagaaagagagagagagctagagagacagcctagagagaaagagagctagagagacagcctagagagaaagagagctagagagacagcctagagagaaagagagctagagagacagcctagagagaaagaaagagaaagagagctagagagacagcctagagagaaagagagagagagacagcctagagagaaagagagagagagagagcgcaagagagacagcctagagagaaagagagagagagagagctagagagacagcctagagagaaagagagagagagagctagagagacagcctagagagaaagagagagagagagagagctagagagacagcctagagagaaagagagctagagagacagcctagagagaaagagagctagagagacagcctagagagaaagagagagagagagagagctagagagacaacctagagaaagagagctagagagacagcctagagagaaagagagacagagagacagagagagagagagagagagagctagagagacagcctagagagagagagagagctagagagacagccTAGAGAGAGGAAGTACACTACAAACAGACAGGCTCGTTTCCAGTGGAGAGCAAACTCACCGTTCTCTAGTTTCACCTGCTCTGTCCGGCCCTGAACACTGAGCCCTCTGTCTGGCGAGAGAACCAGGTAATACTCTCCTTTCCCATTGAAGGTGTACCTTACATCATCAAACGTTAGAAAATGTGGGTCCCCTAGGACTGCACCTAGGAGGTGGAGCATGAGGGAAAAAATAGGAGAAGAATCATTACAGGGAGAAATAGCAGATTAGTACTTGTATATGTTGAAGAGACAACACAGCATAACAAGAGAAGAGAGACTTAGGGAGAGACCAGACTGCGATAAGTACTCAGTATACATGGTTCTGTAACAACCAGACagcattctattctactgtaaacACCCATGAGTTCCTCACCAGCTGTAGGTGGTGTGTAGTGTCTACAGCCGCTGGAGGGTCTGTGTGTGAAGTACACCTGGCAGTGGTCAGACCACAGACAGCAGTAGTAGAATGTCAGGACATCGTACATCCAGTGGGAAAGGCTGGGGATCCGAGGGGGGTCTCTGTAGGGAGGGGAGCCCCAGTCGTGGGCCCGATCTGGGGTGCTGCCTCCAATCGAGTCCCCGGTCAGAACCTGGGCCCCCGTGCTGTCATAGCAACACTGCTGTCCTGCTCTGTACACAGGGCTGGGGGATGGGAGAAATTGGCTGTTATTGATACAGTTGGTGTTTTCTACTGTTTGTTTGGTATACAAATTGTTGACTTAGGAAAGACCTGTACATGTTTTTTTATGACAAAATATAACTTGATGTCAGTGGGTGTCAAATCATTACTTCTTCTGAATTCTCCCAAACTTAAGAGATGAGGTGGTCGTGTCGCCTACCTTGCCTGTATGGCTCGGACACAGTGCACAGAACCAGGGTGGTAGGTACACACACTCCCCTTCTCCATGTCACAGCCGTAGTCAGTCTGAAACACCAGAGACATTCACTTTTAAAGTGCTGTAATGATACAGTACCAGAGCCTCTAAAATCTAGCCTGAAGGTGGTCTTTGTTTGAGGGGTTATTGGTCCTCAAAGAACAAGGAATTCATACATGGAACCTGCCGGTGTCTGCACGGGCCTGGGCCAGGGTACAGGGACAgtccaccacctcctccaggAAGTTAGGGAGACTCTTCTCCAGGACATCCCAGGCCAGGCACCTGTCCAGGGCCCAGGCTGCTGAGTCCTGCCTAAAGGCCTCCTCCAAGTGCCAGGCCAGGGCATGGGCCCCACTCCACACAGCCCTGATGTTTCTGGACAGGTTCAGAGGCATAGTTAGTATGTTTAAAGGGATAGTACACTATCTGGACAGGTTCAGAGGCATAGGTAGTATGTTTAAAGGGATAGTACACTACCTGGACAGGTTCAGAGGCATAGGTAGTATGTTTAAAGGGATAGTACACTATCTGGACAGGTTCAGAGGCATAGGTAGTATGTTTAAAGGGATAGTACACTAAAGCAGCGGTATTCTCTTATTTTCTATGGTTGAACATCTTTATAATGACGTCAGGTTCATCAACTCTTAATATTGAACAAATTGCACTCATTGGAGATTATTACAGTCATTGAATTATCCGACAGAGGCTTTGAAACAGCACCTGTGAAGTGGCTACCAGTGTAGCAAATGCCATTGGCTGTTGGTTAGCTGACTAAACTCAACTCCATGGTGAAGGAGGTTTCTGATCAACTCCACCAACGACAGAGTGGAGCAGAGACCAGGCTTTGTGGAATTCATCAGCTTCGACTACATCGATTCGCCCAGGGTAAATACTTCAACAAAATGTACATTATGAAACGTTTACCatgtacctatgtttgtcctctCTAGCTGCGTGCCAGTAGTGCACATTTTTTCTCTACCCCTGCTTTAACTCATCAAGGATTATGGGATAATTAGTTAAATCAGGTGCGCTTGCTCTGGCTCTGGGCAAAAAAAAAGATGCTATCCTCTGCAAGTACTCTTCCGTgtgcagcacagcacagcacatgtTCCATACCTGGCCCCATCGGAGTAGATACTGGAGCTCACTCTGACACTCCCCACCTCCCAGTCAGAGTAGGGCTTCTCGGAGGACTTGGGGGTGAAGCTGAAACTGCCGCTGTTGGCTAGGCCTTTACCGAGAGAGTACAAGTAGGTCCATTCTGCCCTCAGGGGGGGCAACTCTTCCTCCcatgtagtatcagtagtagagGTATTGACCTCTCTGTACCCCCATAGTTCTATGTTGACTCTGTCCGTGTCTCCAATCAGAGAAGGGTTCCATGTCATCCTCAGTGTTCCAGCTGTGTTGGGGGTGCCGTAGTATTGCCACTGTGTTGAATTCACCAGTGTCACTTTAAATGCAGCGTCCATTTTACTTGGGTGGACTGATAGAAAAAGAAGAATAGAGAAAGTGTGAGAAAAAGCAGAATAGAGAAGGTGTGAGAAAAAGCAGAATAGAGAAGGTGTGAGAAAAAAGCAGAATAGAGAAGGTGTGAGAAAAAGCAGAATAGAGAAGGTGTGAGAAAAAGCAGAATAGAGAAGGTGTGAGAAAAAGAAGAATAGAGAAAGTGTGAGAAAAAGCAGAATAGAGAAGGTGTGAGAAAAAGCAGAATAGAGAAGGTGTGAGAAAAAAGCAGAATAGAGAAGGTGTGAGAAAAAGCAGAATAGAGAAGGTGTGAGAAAAAGCAGAATAGAGAAGGTGTGAGAAAAAAGCAGAATAGAGAAGGTGTGAGAAAAAAGCAGAATAGAGAAGGTGTGAGAAAAAGCAGAATAGAGAAGGTGTGAGAAAAAAGCAGAATAGAGAAGGTGTGAGAAAAAGCAGAATAGAGAAGGTGTGAGAAAAGGCAGAATAGAGAAGGTGTGAGAAAAAGCAGAATAGAGAAGGTGTGAGAAAAAGCAGAATAGAGAAGGTGTGAGAAAAAGCAGAATAGAGAAGGTGTGAGAAAAAGCAGAATAGAGAAGGTGTGAGAAAAAGCAGAATAGAGAAAGTGTGAGAAAAAGCAGAATAGAGAAGGTGTGAGAAAAAGCAGAATAGAGAAGGTGTGAAAAAAAGCAGAATAGAGAAGGTGTGAGAAAAAGCAGAATAGAGAAGGTGTGAGAAAAAGCAGAATAGAGAAGGTGTGAAAAAAAGCAGAATAGAGAAGGTGTGAGAAAAAGCAGAATAGAGAAGGTGTGAGAAAAAGCAGAATAGAGGTGTGAAAAAAAGCAGAATAGAGAAGGTGTGAGAAAAAGCAGAATAGAGAAGGTGTGAGAAAATTCTTAAATTGCAACTCTGTGAGAGGAAATGATATTATGTTGCAACTCTGTAGCTGCAATAAAAATATGAATCTTTGGAAACGTTGAAAACTTAACACAACTTGCACATGGGAGTAGCAGATAATGTGAAATAACATAGTTTCAAAGCGCTGGAGTTATTTACATCTTATCTTATCCTGTCTTTAATCTTATCCTGATAAGTGCAATGAACTTTGGTTTACTGTGTACATTTCATCCTCAATACGGAGTCCATCTTTTTAGACAGCATTACTAAACATTAACGAGagttataaaaataaaacaaaacctGTGTATACCTTTACCATAACTGAAGTGTTGTCAAACTGCAACTCTTACCTGACAGGTATTCTCCAGAACTGTTGAAGTTCCGTCCATCTGTAGAGACAGCAAAGGGAAGCCAGCCACTCTGGAACAGTAAGGGGGAGACACAGTAACCTTTGCCTTCTCCGTCTGTGTAGCCCACTGTCTCTATCTCACCCCTGAACCTGCAACACAACATGGTTACTGTTGGGATTCATCCCTGGACCTGCAACACAACATGGTTACTGTTGGGATTCATCCCTGGACCTGCAACACAACATGGTTACTGTTGGGATTCATCCCTGGACCTGCAACACAACATGGTTACTGTTGGGATTCATCCCTGGACCTGCAACACAACATGGTTCCTGTTAGGATTCATCCCTGGACCTGCAACATAACATGGTTACTGTTGGGATTCATCCCTGGACCTGCAACACAACATGGTTACTGTTGGGATTCATCCCTGGACCTGCAACACAACATGGTTACTGTTGGGATTCATCCCTGGACCTGCAACACAACATGGTTACTGTTGGGATTCATCCCTGGACCTGCAACACAACATGGTTACTGTTGGGATTCATCCCTGGACCTGCAACACAACATGGTTCCTGTTAGGATTCATCCCTGGACCTGCAACACAACATGGTTACTGTTGGGATTCATCCCTGGACCTGCAACACAACATGGTTACTGTTGGGATTCATCCCTGGACCTGCAACACAACATGGTTACTGTTGGGATTCATCCCTGGACCTGCAACACAACATGGTTACTGTTGGGATTCATCCCTGGACCTGCAACACAACATGGTTACTGTTGGGATTCATCCCTGGACCTGCAACACAACATGGTTCCTGTTAGGATTCATCCCTgaacctgcaacacaacaacatggtcaCTGTTGGGATTCATCCCTGAACCTGCAACACAACATGGTTACTGTTGGGATTCATCCCTgaacctgcaacacaacaacatggtcaCTGTTGGGATTCATCCCTGAACCTGCAACACAACATGGTTACTGTTGGGATTCATCCCTGAACCTGCAACACAACATGGTTACTGTTGGGATTCATCCCTGAACCTGCAACACAACATGGTTACTGTTGGGATTCATCCCTgaacctgcaacacaacaacatggtcactgttgggattcatccatgaaccTGCAACACGGTCACTGTTGGGATTCATCCCTGAACCTGCAACACAACATGGTCACTGTTGGGATTCATCCCTgaacctgcaacacaacaacatggtcaCTGTTGGGATTCATCCCTGAACCTGCAACACAACATGGTTACTGTTGGGATTCATCCCTGAACCTGCAACACAACATGGTCACTGTTGGGATTCATCCCTGGACCTGCAACACAACATGGTCACTGTTGGGATTCATCCCTgaacctgcaacacaacaacatggtcaCTGTTGGGAttcaacaacataacaacacatataGAGCTACAGTAAGGAAGGATGAGGTTGCCCCTGGTAGAAACTGATTTACAGTAAGGAAGGATGAGGTTGCCCCTGGTAGAAACTGATTTACAGTAAGGAAAGATGAGGTTGCCCCTGGTAAAAACTGATTTACAGTAAGGAAGGATGAGGTTGCCCCTGGTAGAAACTGATTTACAGTAAGGAAAGATGAGGTTGCCCCTGGTAGAAACTGATTTACAGTAAGGAAGGATGAGGTTGCCCCTGGTAGAAACTGATTTACAGTAAGGAAAGATGAGGTTGCCCCTGGTAGAAACTGATTTACAGTAAGGAAGGATGAGGTTGCCCCTGGTAGAAACTGATTGACAGTAAGGAAGGATGAGGTTGCCCCTGGTAGAAACTGATTTACAGTAAGGTCAGTTTTCACTTCATCCTAATGGTTAAAGTTAGGAGTTGGAGAAGATAAGCTGTTTACAGACTAAACTAATTGGTATCTTTCAATATATTGATGTTATAGGGTCCAACCACAGAGCTGAGTTAAAGATTTAAGAGCCCAGGGTTAACCCATGATATATCTCAAACATGTCCATGTGTTACAAAGATTACTACAGCAAGACGCTACATAGATGTTTACCTCCCACAATTATCTCAAGACCAGACCGCTTTGTtgttgtgtaagtgtgtgtgtaagtgtgtgtgtgtgtgtgtgtgtgtgtgtgtgtgacccacaCCTACCTGCAGGTGAGCTGCTCTTGCTTGCTTGGATAGAAGGTGGCATTGAGGATAGAGAAGACACTTCCACCCATCATAGTTCCTGAGTAAGGGGAGATCTGGAGACAGTACTGTCTGTAGTCTCCACAGCAGGTCAGAAGGGACACACATGTAGCATGACATGAACACGTCCCCCATGTTTCACCACACTGTCCATCACATGATTGACCTGAAGAAAGATACATCTTATCTTACTCAAATATAACTATTTTGTtttaacagatttttttttttcacatacaaaACTATGGTAACAATTACAGTAGTTGGTATCGTAATCGTATTAAtcttggttaacccagaactaaaatttTGCGCAATTTGGTCAGCTGTGTGAGTTCTTATAAGCAAAAaaacaataaaaggacactctaaaatgtgcagttttgacacacaacaatgccacagatgtctcaagttgagggagcgtgcaattggattgtcccccagagctgttgccagagaatttaatgttaatttctccgcCTTCAAAGTCAGTTTAGAGAATTCGGCAGTACGTCTAACctacctcacaaccgcagacaacgtgtatggcgtcgtgtgggcgagcgttttgctgatgtcaacgttatgaacacagtgccccatggtggcggtggggttatggtatgggtaggcataagctacggacaacgaacacaattgcattttatcgatggcaattttaaATATTGTGACcaaatcctgaggcccattgtgaggcccattttttttttaaggtatctgtgatcaacagatgcatatctgtattcccagtcagtgaaatccatagattagggcctaatgaattgatttaaattgacggatttcctcatatgaactgtaactcagtaaaatctttgaaattgttgtgtttatatttttgttcagcatatttTCAGGTAATTATAAATAATATGTTTCTGGACtagtaaattatatattttttcaaatggATTGTAATGACACTCGCATACACAAAAGGCTTTATGGTAAATGAACAATCTATGCAGTTTCATATGCAAAATAATACAATAGTAAGACAATAGCCCTATCTGATACTGTTCAATAAGTAGTTATGTTACCTCTTGAACATAAATGCATGAAGTGCGATGGTAATGAATCTACTGTTTAGAATTACATTCACAACACTGTTATTGACAATCCAGATTTGTTGGACTCTGCACTTGCCGTATGAGCATTTAAACCGGTAATAATGTATCTACTTGACAGAATTAAATGAATTCTTAAACTGTTTTTACATCTTTAACTTGAAAAATGGTAACTTACCAGTAATTTCAGAAATGCATACAACTGCTAAGAGCAAGATGCTCTGTCTCCACTTGAACCTCATAGTAGACAGCTGTTCTACATTATTTCCTGTGCATTCATTTTTATCAGCACACTGTTATGACGATGTGGCATTCAACAAGTTCTGCAGTTGCGGTTGTTGTGAAAGTAACAAAGGTCTTTCCGATAATGGATATTTCGCTCCGGGCAAGTGAGTCACACACTGTTATTATTTAACAGAATATGGCACCGACACATTTTTACTTCTAGTAGAGAAGTGATTCGCTGTTTCAGAGAATAGCATTTTGCAGAAAAGATAAATATAAGTTATATTTAAATGGATTAAGGAGCCGTCGAATGTCAGTTCGATAACTTTATACCTTTTTCCTGCAACATTTTAAAGCTTTCAACAGTCTCGTTCAATAAACTAAAAGGCACGCATGCGCAATCGCACATTTTTACAGCCCCGTAATCTAGCGGGTTAGCCAAATGCCTCTCAAGATATAttgaaatacgtttttttttttgtcattttctaGCATTATGTGGTTGGGATTTCGATATTGGCTGTCGCTGAGACGAGTCATTTATCTATATGTGTACGTCATGGATTTCTCGTCGTGCATGATGATGTCGCGAAACAGAATGCTAGAACTTGCTAAAACAGTTTCAGGCTATTTATGTGGCTAACCAGCTACTGTAGCTCACAAATGTATATTTTGTTCACGATTATCGCTTCATTAGTTTGctttttgttttcgaaatggATGAAAAAGAGGAGGTATTGCACGGACTTGAAAAGACCATGGCAAAACAGCTCTCATCACTGCTACCGCAGCTACCCGAGCGAATCTAAGAAATTAAAAATGCGCTAGGTTAGCGAGCTATTCTTCTTTTGTGATATCATAGCGGTCCGCAAACAATCGTTTAAGGTGCATgtcgccacctactgtgctggaatgTACGATCAATCAGGATCTTCCCAATTCTGTACTACCATGAAAATTAAATTGAAACATAATAAATCCTTACTAACTTCTACCACACCCAAAACCCCTTCCCCAACCCCATAAAACTGTACATATGTCATGCTGTAACACTCCACCCTTAGGATTGTTCAGCATGTCAACAACCATTTCAACAGTAACGTCccgcagtgattgggagtcccatagggcggtgcacaattggcctgggtaggctgtcattgtaaataagaatttgttgttaactgacttacctagttaaataagtaAAAAATGTACCCCCAAATATGTCTTTTGCCTTCTCCACAATAACCTTCAATCTGACATTTCTGCTTTCCACAACCCGAGCCGTATTGATAACCTTACCAATAAAAGCTATGAAGTCAACTTTATTCATTATCAAAGTGACCTTTGACACCACACATCCATGAGCGCAACATTTCTGAACAGACCTTAAAACCATTCCTTGACCATCAGCAACACCAGCCCTGACATTAGATCCACTTACTAACGGAtcagccatggaagctccatcactGTAGTTGTAATCTGTAATCTGTTTTACAGCCTCTGCATACGAtacaagacctttaaacaggtcaacattcacaaggccgcggggccagactgattacccaggacgtgtgctccgggcatgtgctgaccgaCTGACAGGTGTCGTCActgacattttttttacatttccctgattgagtctgtaataccaacatgtttcaagcagaccaccatagtccctgtgcccaagaacactaaggtaacctgcctaaatgactacagacccgtagcactcacgtctgtagccatgaagtgctttgaaggcCTAataatggctcacattaacaccattaccATTATCCAttatagacccactccaattcgcataccgctcaaacagatccacaggtgatgcaatctctattgcactccacactgccctttcccacctgaacaaaaataacacctacatgagaatgctattcattgattacagccaacaccatagtaccctcaaagctcatcactaagctaaggaccctggactaaacaccttcctctgcaactggatcctggacttcctgacgggccgcccccaggtggtgagggtaggtagcaacacatctgccacgctgatcctcaacactggagcccctcagcggtgcatgctcagtcccctactgtaccccctgttcactcatgactgcatggccaggcacgactccaacaccatcattacatttgcagacgacaacagtgatatgcctgatcaccgacaacgacgagacagcctatagggaggaggtcagagacctggccgggtggtgccagaataacaacctatccctcaacgtaatcaagacaaaggagatgattgtggactacagtgattaactgagctaaatgactatcgccccatagcacttaCTTccttcatcatgaagtgctttgagagactagtcaaggatcatatcacctccaccctacctgacaccatagacccactccaatttgctttccgccccaataggtccacagacgatgcaatcgcaatcacactgccctaacccatctggacaagaggaataactatg is a window of Oncorhynchus mykiss isolate Arlee chromosome 11, USDA_OmykA_1.1, whole genome shotgun sequence DNA encoding:
- the LOC110536391 gene encoding sushi domain-containing protein 2 isoform X2, coding for MRFKWRQSILLLAVVCISEITGQSCDGQCGETWGTCSCHATCVSLLTCCGDYRQYCLQISPYSGTMMGGSVFSILNATFYPSKQEQLTCRFRGEIETVGYTDGEGKGYCVSPLLFQSGWLPFAVSTDGRNFNSSGEYLSVHPSKMDAAFKVTLVNSTQWQYYGTPNTAGTLRMTWNPSLIGDTDRVNIELWGYREVNTSTTDTTWEEELPPLRAEWTYLYSLGKGLANSGSFSFTPKSSEKPYSDWEVGSVRVSSSIYSDGARNIRAVWSGAHALAWHLEEAFRQDSAAWALDRCLAWDVLEKSLPNFLEEVVDCPCTLAQARADTGRFHTDYGCDMEKGSVCTYHPGSVHCVRAIQASPVYRAGQQCCYDSTGAQVLTGDSIGGSTPDRAHDWGSPPYRDPPRIPSLSHWMYDVLTFYYCCLWSDHCQVYFTHRPSSGCRHYTPPTAGAVLGDPHFLTFDDVRYTFNGKGEYYLVLSPDRGLSVQGRTEQVKLENGTLSKATRLSAVAMRERSSDVIEVRQAEQQNQLEVLRNQQVLSFTEQSWMDLHGVFLYSPTPQNVTVMFSSGVGMEVRGREGGAMALTVLLPPDYTNLTQGLLGQMNSDPLDDLLTSLGDVVSPDNTSPEEIFTFGASWKTSNQTSLFTYDSKYLLDTYYYVKHDPAFVPAFSVSEDPADPLVGDMLKMCFGDGAQFCKYDTLSTRSLAVGNATLLSFRSHQTLVQDLESVVSCGWLASPRYGEKIGTRYLEGSTVSFTCNSGSVLYGSPERTCLPSGEWTGEDVSCISDNVLGVVLGSVFSIATLITMGVMIHLHFRKQKRERQERLDRKVIFEQS
- the LOC110536391 gene encoding sushi domain-containing protein 2 isoform X1, translated to MRFKWRQSILLLAVVCISEITGQSCDGQCGETWGTCSCHATCVSLLTCCGDYRQYCLQISPYSGTMMGGSVFSILNATFYPSKQEQLTCRFRGEIETVGYTDGEGKGYCVSPLLFQSGWLPFAVSTDGRNFNSSGEYLSVHPSKMDAAFKVTLVNSTQWQYYGTPNTAGTLRMTWNPSLIGDTDRVNIELWGYREVNTSTTDTTWEEELPPLRAEWTYLYSLGKGLANSGSFSFTPKSSEKPYSDWEVGSVRVSSSIYSDGARNIRAVWSGAHALAWHLEEAFRQDSAAWALDRCLAWDVLEKSLPNFLEEVVDCPCTLAQARADTGRFHTDYGCDMEKGSVCTYHPGSVHCVRAIQASPVYRAGQQCCYDSTGAQVLTGDSIGGSTPDRAHDWGSPPYRDPPRIPSLSHWMYDVLTFYYCCLWSDHCQVYFTHRPSSGCRHYTPPTAGAVLGDPHFLTFDDVRYTFNGKGEYYLVLSPDRGLSVQGRTEQVKLENGTLSKATRLSAVAMRERSSDVIEVRQAEQQNQLEVLRNQQVLSFTEQSWMDLHGVFLYSPTPQNVTVMFSSGVGMEVRGREGGAMALTVLLPPDYTNLTQGLLGQMNSDPLDDLLTSLGDVVSPDNTSPEEIFTFGASWKTSNQTSLFTYDSKYLLDTYYYVKHDPAFVPAFSVSEDPADPLVGDMLKMCFGDGAQFCKYDTLSTRSLAVGNATLLSFRSHQTLVQDLESVVSCGWLASPRYGEKIGTRYLEGSTVSFTCNSGSVLYGSPERTCLPSGEWTGEDVSCISDNVLGVVLGSVFSIATLITMGVMIHLHFRKQKRPQQALVLPNLRHGRTHQRRTRGLGQKPPRGSEMGWGYVCV